In Eremothecium gossypii ATCC 10895 chromosome IV, complete sequence, the genomic stretch ATTTTGATTTGGAACGTTGAATCGTTGCATGATATCGCTCGTTGTAAAGCATCGACGGGAGGAGCATCTGCAAACATTGAGCGCTTATACCAGACTTTTAAGCGATCTGAAATGCTTGAAACGCTAATTAGGGTGCAGCTACGCTTTGCTTCAAGCAGAGCTGCTTTAGTGGCGCCAAGCGTGGCCCAGACTGTGCACAAGGTCGCTCCCGCCGTAAATCATAGTCCTGAGAAGGCGTTGGAGAGGCGGTGGTTGCCGCTAAGATGTGGTGTTCTGACGCGCAAGGTAGGAATGATGCCCTACTTTGATGTGGCGACGGGCGCGCGGATGGCAGCGACGGTGTTGGAGATGAACAATGTGGAGGTTGTGTTGCAAAAGACCGTGGCCGCAAACGGGTACTGGGCATGCCAGGTGGGTTACGGTAACAAGCATCCTAGCAAGGTAACGAGGCAGTTGCTGGGGCACTTTGCATCGAAGGAGGTGAATCCGAAAGAGAAGGTGACAGAGTTCCGTGTCAAAAACGAGGAGGGACTACTGCCTGTCGGGACTTTGCTGAAACCGTCCTTTTTCAGTCCGGGACAGTACGTGGACCTGAGGTCCGTGAGTAAGGGTAAAGGGTTCCAAGGTGTCATGAAGCGTTACAACTTTAAAGGTCAGAAGGCTTCGCACGGTAATTCTTTGTCCCACAGGAAAGGTGGGTCCTACGGTCAGAACCAGACACCTGGTAGAATTCTGCCAGGCAAGAAAATGCCGGGGCATATGGGTGTGCAGCGGGTTACAATTCAGAACGTGCAGGTTTTGGAGGTGCAGGACTCCAAGGGCGTGATCATAGTGAAGGGATCTGTTGCTGGACCAAAGGGTGCTTTCGTGAAGGTGCAAGATGCCATCAAGAAGCCACCAACAGCTGATATATGAGCCTCTCCTGTTAATATTAGACTTATGTAGAACTTTGTATATAGCGATTGACAAAATGGGACCCTCTGCTCTTCCGTTTTACGACATTAATTCTCCGAAATATTATTATAGCTTATGTACTTCGGTGCATGAAGTGCGTGCAACTCCACAGATGAACGCATACGTCACGACTATTATACACAAGGACTACCTGTAGTTTTTATCTGAAGAGCGCCTAATCATCCAACTCAGATGGCTTCAACAACCCGCCGATCTTGGATGCTCTTTCTTGTTCCAACTTGTTCTGTTCTGCCAAAGCCAACTCTTTGTCCTCGGCAAACAAGTAGTCCGTAGGATCACCGCCATATTCCTTAATTTGGACAAGGAAGTCTCTCAACGTGCCTGAAAACTTCTTTGGGTCCTGGTACTGTTTTATCAAGGCATTGATGAAGCTGGTTACTTGCTCCTGCGTTAAATGCGGGAAGGCATTCCCCAGCATATTAACCATGTAGTTCGCAAGGTATACTTGATTTGTTGTGCCCGCTGGTGCCTCTCCGGACTTATATAGCAGCACTGGGATCCTGTTATCTTGAACCAGTGAAATTAAGCGCATCAACAATAACGATTGCTTCGAGAATCCCGATTTATGGT encodes the following:
- the MRPL9 gene encoding mitochondrial 54S ribosomal protein uL3m (Syntenic homolog of Saccharomyces cerevisiae YGR220C (MRPL9)), translated to MLETLIRVQLRFASSRAALVAPSVAQTVHKVAPAVNHSPEKALERRWLPLRCGVLTRKVGMMPYFDVATGARMAATVLEMNNVEVVLQKTVAANGYWACQVGYGNKHPSKVTRQLLGHFASKEVNPKEKVTEFRVKNEEGLLPVGTLLKPSFFSPGQYVDLRSVSKGKGFQGVMKRYNFKGQKASHGNSLSHRKGGSYGQNQTPGRILPGKKMPGHMGVQRVTIQNVQVLEVQDSKGVIIVKGSVAGPKGAFVKVQDAIKKPPTADI